In Osmerus mordax isolate fOsmMor3 chromosome 24, fOsmMor3.pri, whole genome shotgun sequence, the following are encoded in one genomic region:
- the thoc5 gene encoding THO complex subunit 5 homolog, with protein MSSDVVVKKRKAKVVRSETGTPEGKRGRGEGDQDVRVYSEEVELDGRDPEKDYQQYKQTCDSLAKLMEEIQDLKAQGAKDGCAEVEEKRMQSCIHFMSLKKLNRLAHMRLKRGRDQTHEAKQKVDGLHLQLQNLLYEVMHLQKEISKCLEFKSKHEEIDLVSVQDFYQEAPQDIARPSLTRDDPHQLTLARLDWELEQRKRLAEQYRNSQSSKEKILKAIEVKKEHLNSLQPGLNAIMQASLPVQEYLSMPFEQTQRQTEIARHLPPPLYVLLVQASAYGQACEKNLSVSIVGDVDEAKALSKPPEDSQDDESDSDAEEEQEKTKRRRATTGGQLDDKRRVMLKRHPLSLRLDIKCKDGSVLQLFFYYLMNLHILTVKAKVSTTVDLTSAISAGELLNSDTLLNCLFANDQGQETPNPANRYQFDKVGITTFGDYVAEHGHPYVWVQNLGGLQFPSDAPQSARAGSCLSASHMETTMKLLRGRVQSRLALHKQFSSLEHSIVPVSSECQQLFPAKVLSRLARWTTITHQEYTELSHTQHVCEAGLARDTDLFFLAVVERGTARLHAAVVLNPRYPEVSPLFSLSLSWKGERSGRSDDNLRAIESEVNVFKAELQGPHPGHQLLTNQVARLCVCLDVYLETDGQDDSVEGPREFPREKMCLRTVRGPNRLKPFKYNHPQGFFSHR; from the exons ATGTCCTCAGATGTTGTTGTGAAGAAACGCAAGGCGAAGGTGGTCCGCAGCGAGACAGGCACTCCGGAAGGGAAGCGAGGACGCGGAGAGGGGGACCAG gatgtgcgtgtgtacagTGAGGAAGTGGAGTTAGATGGCCGTGACCCTGAGAAGGACTACCAGCAGTACAAGCAGACATGTGACAGTCTTGCCAAACTCATGGAGGAAATCCAGGATCTGAAAGCCCAAGGAGCCAAGGATGGg TgtgcagaggtggaggagaaacgcATGCAGAGCTGCATCCACTTCATGAGTCTGAAGAAACTCAACCGCCTGGCTCACATGAGgctgaagagaggcagagaccagACTcacgag gCTAAGCAGAAAGTGGATGGGCTGCACCTGCAGCTGCAGAACCTGCTCTATGAGGTCATGCATCTGCAGAAGGAAATCAGCAAGTGTCTGGAGTTCAA gtCTAAACACGAGGAGATAGACCTGGTGAGTGTGCAGGACTTCTACCAGGAGGCTCCCCAGGACATCGCCCGGCCCTCCCTGACCCGGGACGACCCCCACCAGCTCACCCTGGCACGCCTGGACTgggagctggagcagaggaagag gttggccGAGCAGTACAGGAACTCCCAGTCGTCTAAAGAGAAGATCCTGAAGGCCAtcgaggtgaagaaggagcacCTGAACAGCCTCCAGCCTGGACTCAACGCCAtcatgcag gcgtCCCTCCCAGTGCAGGAGTATCTGTCCATGCCGTTTGAGCAGACTCAGAGGCAGACCGAGATCgcccgccacctccccccgcctctctaCGTCCTGCTAGTGCAGGCCAGTGCCTACGGACAGGCctgcg agaagAACCTGAGTGTGTCTATTGTTGGAGACGTGGACGAGGCCAAGGCCCTGTCTAAGCCTCCTGAGGACTCCCAGG atgatGAGAGTGACTCAGAtgctgaggaggagcaggagaagacg aagagaaggagggccaCCACAGGGGGTCAGCTGGACGACAAGCGCCGGGTGATGCTGAAGagacaccccctctctctccgcctggaCATCAAGTGTAAAg ATGGCAGTGTTCTCCAGCTGTTCTTCTACTACCTGATGAACCTCCACATCTTGACCGTGAAGGCCAAGGTCTCCACCACCGTCGACCTCACCTCCGCCATCAGCGCAGG GGAGCTGTTGAACTCCGACACACTGCTGAACTGCCTCTTTGCTAACGACCAGGGACAGGAGACGCCCAACCCAGCTAACCGCTATCAGTTTGATAAAGTGGG CATCACCACGTTCGGGGACTACGTGGCCGAGCACGGCCACCCTTACGTCTGGGTCCAGAACCTGGGAGGACTGCAGTTCCCCTCCGACGccccacag agtgcgcGTGCGGGCAGCTGTCTGAGTGCTAGTCACATGGAGACCACCATGAAGCTGCTCAGAGGACGAGTCCAGTCACGGCTGGCCCTGCACAAGCAGTTCTCCTCACtgg AGCACAGCATCGTTCCAGTCTCCAGCGAGTGCCAGCAACTGTTTCCTGCTAAGGTCCTCTCTCGCCTGGCCCGCTGGACGACCATCACCCACCAGGAGTACAcg GAGCTGAGCCACACGCAGCACGTGTGCGAGGCGGGCCTGGCCCGGGACACGGACCTCTTCTTCCTGGCCGTGGTGGAGAGAGGCACAG cccGTCTCCATGCTGCTGTGGTGCTGAACCCTCGCTacccagaagtctctcccctgttctctctctcgctcagctGGAAGGGCGAGCGCAGCGGCCGCTCCGACGACAACCTCAGg GCCATCGAGAGCGAGGTGAATGTGTTCAAGGCGGAGCTGCAGGGGCCCCACCCGGGACACCAGCTGCTGACCAATCAGGTGGCTCGTCTGTGCGTCTGTCTGGACGTGTATTTGGAGACGGACGGCCAGGATGACAGCGTGGAGGGCCCGCGGGAGTTCCCTCGCGAGAAGATGTGTCTGCGCAccgtcag GGGTCCCAATCGTCTGAAGCCCTTCAAGTATAACCATCCTCAAGGCTTCTTCAGTCACCGCTGA
- the LOC136932543 gene encoding neurofilament medium polypeptide-like yields MSRRNEKEVLQTLNDRFAGYIDKVRNLEMHNRNLEAEAAELRQNQAGRASVGEHYDRELGDLRGLVQQLTGEKARAVLEHEHLEEDIQNMQAKLEDEARTREEMVAATRAMNKYVDECGHARLELDKKLCALQEESAFLKKNHDEEVAELLAQIQGAQVNFEVRDTLKADVTSALREIRAQLDGHATKSATQAEEWFKVRMQRLSEAAHDNTEAIRGAQDEISEYRRQLQSRTIELETLRGTKESLERQRMDTEDRHNGDLNSMQETIHQLSNELKSTKWEMASQLREYQELLNVKMALDIEIAAYRKLLEGEETRFVSGMGPYSYLKLKGEEMSDTVILEEQTDETQVTEVTEDAEEGDDEGEAGEDEGEKEGEKEEGGEEEGDETKAEGEGEEEGDETKEEQAEGAEEEEEGGDEGKEEDDKSKSPEKAASPPSKSPAKSPAVKSPESKSPKSKSPPSKSPMPKSPAKSPAVKSPAHDKSKSPESKSPAVKSPESKTPEPKSPVTKDPPKEEKKEQVKEEEKEKQDPKSKVEDKADKQDAKKEKKPEESDKPAKPEEDKPSPKSPAKKEEEKSSPPKTDEPPTEVKPAPKAATPEKAESKKEEKKPEAKKEEKKEEKKEEKKPSPKAADSKDAGKTIEKSSITEAKESKEEKAKK; encoded by the exons ATGTCGAGAAGGAACGAGAAGGAGGTTCTTCAGACTCTAAACGACCGGTTCGCGGGCTACATTGACAAGGTGCGAAACCTCGAGATGCACAACAGGAACCTGGAGGCAGAAGCGGCAGAGCTGAGGCAGAACCAGGCTGGACGCGCGTCTGTTGGAGAGCATTACGATCGCGAGCTGGGTGATCTGAGGGGTCTGGTGCAGCAGCTGACCGGTGAGAAAGCTCGTGCGGTCCTGGAGCACGAGCATCTGGAGGAGGACATCCAGAACATGCAGGCTAAACTGGAGGACGAGGCACGCACCCGCGAGGAGATGGTGGCCGCTACGCGGGCCATGAACAAGTATGTGGATGAGTGCGGTCATGCCCGGCTCGAGCTGGACAAGAAGCTTTGCGCACTTCAAGAAGAGTCCGCCTTCCTGAAGAAGAACCACGACGAGGAGGTTGCAGAACTTCTTGCGCAAATTCAAGGCGCCCAGGTGAACTTCGAGGTTCGAGACACTCTCAAAGCAGACGTCACGAGCGCACTGAGGGAGATTCGCGCGCAGCTGGACGGACACGCAACAAAGAGCGCAACACAAGCTGAGGAATGGTTCAAAG TGCGCATGCAGCGTCTGTCGGAGGCGGCGCACGACAACACCGAGGCGATCCGCGGCGCCCAGGACGAGATCTCCGAGTACCGGCGCCAGCTGCAGAGCCGCACCATCGAGCTGGAGACCCTGCGAGGAACCAAGGAGTCTCTGGAGAGGCAGCGCATGGACACTGAGGACAGGCACAACGGAGATCTCAACTCCATGcag GAGACTATCCACCAGCTGAGCAATGAGTTGAAGAGCACCAAGTGGGAGATGGCCAGCCAGCTGAGGGAGTACCAGGAGCTGCTCAATGTGAAGATGGCTCTGGACATCGAGATCGCTGCCTACAG GAAGCTGCTGGAAGGCGAGGAAACTCGTTTCGTTTCGGGAATGGGGCCGTACTCCTACCTGAAGCTGAAGGGAGAAGAGATGTCCGACACGGTGATCCTGGAGGAGCAGACTGACGAGACTCAGGTGACGGAGGTGACGGAGGACGCAGAAGAGGGGGATGacgagggagaggcaggagaggacgagggagagaaggagggagaaaaggaggaaggaggtgaggaagagggtgaCGAGACCAAagcagaaggagagggtgaggaagagggtgaCGAGACCAAGGAGGAGCAGGCCGAGGgagctgaagaggaggaagagggaggtgacgaggggaaggaagaggacGACAAGTCAAAGTCGCCTGAGAAGGcagcctcacctccatccaAGTCACCCGCCAAGTCTCCAGCAGTCAAATCCCCAGAATCCAAGTCCCCTAAATCCAAGTCACCTCCATCCAAATCACCTATGCCAAAATCGCCTGCCAAGTCTCCAGCAGTCAAATCACCAGCGCACGACAAGTCAAAATCCCCAGAATCCAAGTCCCCCGCTGTCAAATCGCCCGAGTCCAAGACCCCCGAGCCCAAGTCCCCCGTCACCAAAGACCCCccaaaggaggagaagaaagagcaagtgaaggaggaggagaaagagaagcaggACCCTAAGAGCAAGGTCGAGGACAAGGCTGACAAACAAGACgcgaagaaggagaagaagccagaggagagtgaCAAACCGGCCAAGCCTGAAGAGGACAAGCCCAGCCCCAAGTCCCCGGccaagaaagaagaggagaaatcTTCTCCTCCGAAAACAGACGAGCCCCCGACCGAGGTGAAGCCCGCCCCTAAAGCGGCCACGCCCGAGAAGgcggagagcaagaaagaggagaagaaaccCGAGgccaagaaggaggagaagaaggaggagaagaaggaggagaagaagccgTCCCCCAAAGCGGCCGACAGCAAGGACGCAGGGAAGACGATCGAGAAGTCTTCCATCACGGAGGCCAAGGAGAGCAAAGAGGAGAAGGCCAAGAAGTGA
- the LOC136933055 gene encoding neurofilament heavy polypeptide-like, with the protein MSFTVDHHYYDPASYRKARPASLSSSGFQSQRRRTVSSQPTDSVDVFTGDMSRRNEKEVLQTLNDRFAGYIDKVRNLEMHNRNLEAEVAELRQNQAGSASVGEHYDRELGDLRGLVQQLTGEKARAVLEHEHLEEDIQNMQAKLEDEARTREEMVAATRAMNKYVDECGHARLELDKKLCALQEESAFLKKNHDEEVAELLAQIQGAQMSFEVRDTLKADVTSALREIRAQLDGHATKSATQAEEWFKVRMQRLSEAAHDNTEAIRSAQEEISEYRRQLQSRTIELETLRGTKESLERQRMDTEDRHNGDLNSMQETIHQLSNELKSTKWEMASQLREYQELLNVKMALDIEISAYRKLLEGEETRFVSVMRPYSYLTLKGEQMSDTVILEEQTDKTQVTEDAEEGDDEEEAGADEGEKEGEKEERGDEEEGEEGGDETKEEQVEGAEEEEEGGDEGKEEDDKSKSPEKAASPPSKSPPKSPAVKSPESKSPPSKSPMPKSPAKSPAVKSPADDKSKSPESKSPAAKSPESKSPQPKTPEPKTPEPESPAAKTPEPKSPEPKSPVAKTPEPKTPEPKSPVAKTPEPKSPEPKSPVAKTPEPKSPEPKSPVAKTPEPKTPEPKSPVAKTPEPKSPEPKSPVAKTPEPKSPEPKSPVAKTPDPKSPVAKTPEPKSPEPKSPIEKSPQPKTLELKSPEPKSPATKSPELRTPEPRAEGQEKEGEEGGDETKEEQVEGAEEEEEGGDEGKEEDDKSKSPEKVASPPSKSPPKSPAVKSPESKSPKSKSPPSKSPMPKSPAKSPAVKSPADDKSKSPESKSPAAKSPESKSPQPKTPEPKSPVAKTPEPKSPITKTPEPKSPVAKTPEPKTPEPESPVTKTPEQKTPEPKSPAAKTPEPKSPATKSPQPKTPEPKSPVAKTPEQKTPEPKSPAAKTPEPKSPATKSPQPKTPEPKSPVPKTPEQKTPESKSPEPKTPEPESPVTKDPPKEKKEQVKEGEKEKQDPKSKAEDKADKPDAKKEKKPEESDKPAKPEEDKPSPPKSPAKAKKEEEISAPPKTDEPPTEVKPAPKAATPEKAESKKEDKKPEAKKEEKKPSPKAADCKDTGNTETIEKCSSTEAKESKEEKAKE; encoded by the exons ATGAGTTTTACGGTGGACCACCACTACTATGACCCGGCGTCATACCGCAAGGCtcggccagcctccctctcctcttccggcTTCCAATCTCAGCGCCGTCGTACAGTCAGCAGCCAGCCTACAGACAGCGTGGATGTCTTTACCGGGGACATGTCGAGAAGGAACGAGAAGGAGGTTCTTCAGACTCTAAACGACCGGTTCGCGGGCTACATTGACAAGGTGCGAAACCTTGAGATGCACAACAGGAACCTGGAAGCAGAAGTGGCAGAGCTGAGGCAGAACCAGGCTGGAAGCGCGTCTGTTGGAGAGCATTACGATCGCGAGCTGGGTGATCTGAGGGGTCTGGTGCAGCAGCTGACCGGTGAGAAAGCTCGTGCGGTCCTGGAGCACGAGCATCTGGAGGAGGACATCCAGAACATGCAGGCTAAACTGGAGGACGAGGCACGCACCCGCGAGGAGATGGTGGCCGCTACTCGGGCCATGAACAAGTATGTGGATGAGTGCGGTCATGCCCGGCTCGAGCTGGACAAGAAGCTTTGTGCACTACAAGAAGAGTCCGCCTTCCTGAAGAAGAACCACGACGAGGAGGTTGCAGAACTTCTTGCGCAAATTCAAGGCGCCCAGATGAGCTTTGAGGTTCGAGACACTCTCAAAGCAGACGTCACGAGCGCACTGAGGGAGATTCGCGCACAGCTGGACGGACACGCAACAAAGAGCGCAACACAAGCTGAAGAATGGTTCAAAG TGCGTATGCAGCGTCTGTCGGAGGCGGCGCACGACAACACCGAGGCGATCCGCAGCGCCCAGGAGGAAATCTCCGAGTACCGGCGCCAGCTGCAGAGCCGCACCATCGAGCTGGAGACCCTGCGAGGAACCAAGGAGTCTCTGGAGAGGCAGCGCATGGACACTGAGGACAGACACAACGGAGATCTCAACTCCATGcag GAGACTATCCACCAGCTGAGCAATGAGTTGAAGAGCACAAAATGGGAGATGGCCAGCCAGCTGAGGGAGTACCAGGAGCTGCTCAACGTGAAGATGGCTCTGGACATCGAGATCTCTGCCTACAG GAAGCTGCTGGAAGGCGAGGAAACTCGTTTCGTTTCGGTGATGAGGCCGTACTCCTACCTGACGCTTAAGGGAGAACAGATGTCCGACACGGTGATCCTGGAGGAGCAGACCGACAAGACTCAGGTGACGGAGGACGCAGAAGAGGGGGATGACGAGGAAGAGGCAGGAGCggacgagggagagaaggagggagaaaaggaggaaagaggtgATGAAGAGG agggtgaggaaggaggtgacGAGACTAAGGAGGAGCAGGTCGAGGgagctgaagaggaggaagagggaggtgacgaggggaaggaagaggacGACAAGTCAAAGTCGCCTGAGAAGGcagcctcacctccatccaAGTCACCCCCCAAGTCTCCAGCAGTCAAATCCCCAGAATCCAAGTCACCTCCATCCAAATCACCTATGCCAAAATCGCCTGCCAAGTCTCCAGCAGTCAAATCACCAGCGGACGACAAGTCAAAATCCCCAGAATCCAAGTCCCCTGCTGCCAAATCGCCCGAGTCCAAATCTCCGCAGCCCAAGACCCCCGAGCCCAAGACCCCCGAGCCCGAGTCCCCCGCCGCCAAAACTCCGGAGCCCAAGAGCCCGGAGCCCAAGTCCCCCGTCGCCAAAACTCCAGAGCCCAAGACCCCCGAGCCCAAGTCCCCCGTCGCCAAAACTCCGGAGCCCAAGAGCCCGGAGCCCAAGTCCCCCGTCGCCAAAACTCCAGAGCCCAAGAGCCCGGAGCCCAAGTCCCCCGTCGCCAAAACTCCAGAGCCCAAGACCCCCGAGCCCAAGTCCCCCGTCGCCAAAACTCCAGAGCCCAAGAGCCCGGAGCCCAAGTCCCCCGTCGCCAAAACTCCAGAGCCCAAGAGCCCGGAGCCCAAGTCCCCCGTCGCCAAAACTCCAGATCCCAAGTCCCCTGTCGCCAAAACTCCAGAGCCCAAGAGCCCGGAGCCCAAGTCCCCCATTGAAAAATCTCCCCAGCCCAAGACGCTGGAGCTCAAGTCCCCGGAGCCCAAGTCCCCCGCTACAAAATCCCCCGAGCTCAGGACCCCTGAGCCCCGAGCAGAAGGACAGGAaaaagagggtgaggaaggaggtgacGAGACCAAGGAGGAGCAGGTTGAGGgagctgaagaggaggaagagggaggtgacgaggggaaggaagaggatgACAAGTCAAAGTCGCCTGAGAAGGTGGCCTCACCTCCATCCAAGTCACCCCCCAAGTCTCCAGCAGTCAAATCCCCAGAATCCAAGTCCCCTAAATCCAAGTCACCTCCATCCAAATCACCTATGCCAAAATCGCCTGCCAAGTCTCCAGCAGTCAAATCACCAGCGGACGACAAGTCAAAATCCCCAGAATCCAAGTCCCCTGCTGCCAAATCGCCCGAGTCCAAATCTCCGCAGCCCAAGACCCCAGAGCCCAAGTCCCCCGTCGCCAAAACTCCAGAGCCCAAGTCCCCCATTACCAAGACCCCAGAGCCCAAGTCCCCCGTCGCCAAAACTCCAGAGCCCAAGACCCCCGAGCCTGAGTCTCCCGTCACCAAAACTCCGGAGCAAAAGACCCCCGAGCCCAAGTCCCCCGCCGCCAAAACTCCGGAGCCCAAGTCCCCCGCTACAAAATCCCCCCAGCCCAAGACCCCCGAGCCCAAGTCCCCTGTCGCCAAAACTCCGGAGCAAAAGACCCCCGAGCCCAAGTCCCCCGCCGCCAAAACTCCGGAGCCCAAGTCCCCCGCTACAAAATCCCCCCAGCCCAAGACCCCCGAGCCCAAGTCCCCTGTCCCCAAAACTCCAGAGCAAAAGACCCCCGAATCCAAGTCCCCGGAGCCCAAGACCCCTGAGCCCGAGTCACCCGTCACCAAAGACCCCccaaaggagaagaaagagcaagtgaaagagggggagaaagagaagcaggACCCTAAGAGCAAGGCCGAGGACAAGGCCGACAAACCAGACgcgaagaaggagaagaagccagaggagagcgACAAACCGGCCAAGCCTGAAGAGGACAAGCCCAGCCCCCCCAAGTCCCCGGCCAAAGccaagaaagaagaggagatatCTGCTCCTCCGAAAACAGACGAGCCCCCGACCGAGGTGAAGCCCGCCCCTAAAGCGGCCACGCCCGAGAAGgcggagagcaagaaagaggacAAGAAACCTGAGgccaagaaggaggagaagaagccatCCCCCAAAGCGGCCGACTGCAAGGACACAGGGAATACGGAGACGATCGAGAAGTGTTCCAGCACAGAGGCCAAGGAGAGCAAGGAGGAGAAGGCCAAGGAGTGA